One Betta splendens chromosome 8, fBetSpl5.4, whole genome shotgun sequence DNA segment encodes these proteins:
- the LOC114861009 gene encoding MBT domain-containing protein 1-like isoform X2, with the protein MENSRDLVERSSRKRRDSFGMLDGLEEDRSSCSTESSGGSGASSPEDSEDEDLGGGGGGVTQLPPSSSSLTLIKTNGQVYTYPDGKAGMATCEMCGMVGVRDAFYSKTKRFCSVSCSRSYSSNSKKASILARLQGELVSVSQTCLCVLKGKPPTKKAKVLQKQPLITKLATYTQSNQQSGVKKSISVEVFDWGRYLGDGDVTGAPVSCFKHVPMGKSWGDITEGIRVEVPNTDSSLPMKVYWIAGIIKLAGFKALMRYEGFDSDSTRDFWLNLCVPDIHPVGWCAAGGKPLVPPQTILHRFNNWKTFLIKRLTGSKTLPPDFSSKVQESMQFPFRKQMRVEVVDKTHLCRTRVAVIEQVIGGRLRLVYEECDDGTDDFWCHMHSPLIHSIGWSRSIGHRFKRSGWSADDSPSAHSNVAKKLDGLMDAPGQLFAKVREVDPEGAWFEDGMKLEAIDPLNLSAICVATVRKVLADGYLMIGIDGSEAADGSDWFCYHCTSPSIFPAGFCEINNIELTPPRGYTNLPFRWFEYMKESNSVAAPVNLFNKDVPNHGFRPGMKLEAVDLMEPRLVCVATVTRIVHRLLRIHFDGWEDEYDQWVDCESPDLYPVGWCQLTGYQLQPPAVNAGFRDLQSAVSKQRKKSQQYKGQKKKRKLPITKRPVSLSSVLVTGVPRSLSGDENETPPDYPSPPTPSSAAQPSSVHPDSSPNADGGAASQIKEESMEGTELSSERTGTATNGSSGGDFFTSQDH; encoded by the exons ATGGAAAACTCCAGAGACTTG GTGGAACGGTCGTCCAGGAAACGCAGAGACTCTTTTGGAATGCTGGATGGTTTGGAAGAGGACCGGAGCAGCTGCAGTACAGAATCCAGCGGAGGAAGCGGAGCCTCCAGCCCTGAGGACAGCGAGGACGAAGAcctaggaggaggaggaggaggggtgactcaactccctccctcctcctcctcactgacaCTCATCAAGACCAACGGGCAGGTTTACACCTACCCTGATGGAAAGGCAGGCATGG CTACATGTGAGATGTGTGGCATGGTCGGAGTCAGAGATGCTTTCTACAGTAAAACCAAGCGGTTCTGCAGTGTGTCCTGCTCCAGAAGTTACTCCTCCAACTCCAAGAAGGCCAGCATCCTCGCCCGACTACAG GGGGAGCTGGTCTCTGTCTCTCAGacctgtctctgtgttttaaaGGGGAAACCTCCTACTAAGAAAGCCAAGGTTCTGCAGAAACAACCCCTCATAACCAAACTAGCCACCTACACTCAATCCAACCAGCAGAGTGGCGTTAAGAAGAGCA TTTCTGTGGAAGTGTTTGACTGGGGTCGTTACCTTGGAGATGGCGATGTCACGGGGGCACCAGTCAGCTGCTTCAAGCAT gtGCCAATGGGGAAGTCGTGGGGCGACATCACTGAAGGCATTCGAGTTGAAGTGCCAAACACTGACAGCAGCCTGCCAATGAAGGTTTACTGGATTGCTGGCATCATTAAACTGGCTG GATTCAAGGCCTTGATGCGCTACGAAGGTTTCGACAGTGACTCCACTAGAGATTTCTGGTTAAATCTGTGTGTGCCGGACATTCACCCAGTCGGCTGGTGTGCAGCTGGTGGGAAACCTCTGGTCCCCCCACAAA CCATCCTGCACAGGTTCAACAACTGGAAAACATTTCTGATTAAACGACTGACTGGATCCAAAACACTCCCACCAGACTTCTCCTCCAAG GTACAGGAGAGCATGCAGTTTCCCTTCAGGAAGCAGATGAGGGTGGAGGTTGTGGATAAAACTCACCTATGTAGGACTCGGGTGGCTGTGATTGAACAG GTGATCGGCGGCCGTCTCCGGCTCGTGTATGAGGAATGTGATGACGGGACCGACGACTTCTGGTGTCACATGCACAGCCCTCTAATTCACAGCATCGGCTGGTCTCGGTCCATCGGACACCGCTTCAAACGATCCGGTTGGTCAGCTGACGATTCACCATCTGCCCACTCTA ATGTAGCCAAGAAGCTGGATGGTCTGATGGACGCTCCTGGACAGTTGTTCGCTAAG GTGAGGGAGGTGGATCCGGAGGGTGCGTGGTTTGAAGACGGCATGAAGCTGGAGGCCATCGACCCCCTGAACCTGTCTGCTATCTGTGTGGCTACGGTCAGAAAG GTCTTGGCTGATGGGTACCTGATGATTGGTATTGATGGCTCGGAGGCAGCTGATGGTTCAGACTGGTTCTGTTATCATTGCAcgtctccctccatctttcCTGCCGGCTTCTGTGAGATCAACAACATTGAGCTGACCCCACCTAGAG GTTATACCAATCTTCCCTTCAGGTGGTTTGAGTATATGAAGGAGAGTAATTCTGTGGCAGCTCCAGTAAATCTCTTCAACAAg GATGTGCCTAACCACGGTTTCCGCCCGGGTATGAAGCTTGAGGCTGTCGACCTCATGGAGCCCCGACTGGTCTGTGTTGCTACAGTGACCCGCATCGTTCACCGGTTGCTGCGGATACACTTTGACGGCTGGGAGGATGAGTATGACCAGTGGGTGGACTGTGAATCACCTGACCTGTACCCAGTTGGCTGGTGTCAGCTAACTGGAtaccagctgcagcctcctgctgtcaATGCAG GTTTCAGAGATCTACAGTCAGCTGTGTCCAAGCAGAGGAAGAAATCTCAACAATACAAAGGACAAAAGAAAA AGCGGAAGCTTCCCATTACCAAGCGACCTGTGAGTCTCTCCAGTGTCCTGGTAACAGGCGTACCCAGGAGCTTATCCGGAGATGAAAATGAGACTCCGCCCGATTACCCGTCACCACCTACCCCCTCCTCGGCAGCCCAGCCCTCCTCTGTCCACCCAGACAGCAGCCCCAATGCTGACGGGGGAGCag CTTCACAGATTAAAGAAGAGAGCATGGAAGGGACAGAGTTATCTTCTGAAAGGACAGGAACCGCAACCAATGGGTCCTCGGGGGGAGACTTTTTCACCAGCCAGGACCACTAG
- the LOC114861009 gene encoding MBT domain-containing protein 1-like isoform X4, with product MENSRDLVERSSRKRRDSFGMLDGLEEDRSSCSTESSGGSGASSPEDSEDEDLGGGGGGVTQLPPSSSSLTLIKTNGQVYTYPDGKAGMATCEMCGMVGVRDAFYSKTKRFCSVSCSRSYSSNSKKASILARLQGKPPTKKAKVLQKQPLITKLATYTQSNQQSGVKKSISVEVFDWGRYLGDGDVTGAPVSCFKHVPMGKSWGDITEGIRVEVPNTDSSLPMKVYWIAGIIKLAGFKALMRYEGFDSDSTRDFWLNLCVPDIHPVGWCAAGGKPLVPPQTILHRFNNWKTFLIKRLTGSKTLPPDFSSKVQESMQFPFRKQMRVEVVDKTHLCRTRVAVIEQVIGGRLRLVYEECDDGTDDFWCHMHSPLIHSIGWSRSIGHRFKRSGWSADDSPSAHSSNYVAKKLDGLMDAPGQLFAKVREVDPEGAWFEDGMKLEAIDPLNLSAICVATVRKVLADGYLMIGIDGSEAADGSDWFCYHCTSPSIFPAGFCEINNIELTPPRGYTNLPFRWFEYMKESNSVAAPVNLFNKDVPNHGFRPGMKLEAVDLMEPRLVCVATVTRIVHRLLRIHFDGWEDEYDQWVDCESPDLYPVGWCQLTGYQLQPPAVNAGFRDLQSAVSKQRKKSQQYKGQKKKRKLPITKRPVSLSSVLVTGVPRSLSGDENETPPDYPSPPTPSSAAQPSSVHPDSSPNADGGAASQIKEESMEGTELSSERTGTATNGSSGGDFFTSQDH from the exons ATGGAAAACTCCAGAGACTTG GTGGAACGGTCGTCCAGGAAACGCAGAGACTCTTTTGGAATGCTGGATGGTTTGGAAGAGGACCGGAGCAGCTGCAGTACAGAATCCAGCGGAGGAAGCGGAGCCTCCAGCCCTGAGGACAGCGAGGACGAAGAcctaggaggaggaggaggaggggtgactcaactccctccctcctcctcctcactgacaCTCATCAAGACCAACGGGCAGGTTTACACCTACCCTGATGGAAAGGCAGGCATGG CTACATGTGAGATGTGTGGCATGGTCGGAGTCAGAGATGCTTTCTACAGTAAAACCAAGCGGTTCTGCAGTGTGTCCTGCTCCAGAAGTTACTCCTCCAACTCCAAGAAGGCCAGCATCCTCGCCCGACTACAG GGGAAACCTCCTACTAAGAAAGCCAAGGTTCTGCAGAAACAACCCCTCATAACCAAACTAGCCACCTACACTCAATCCAACCAGCAGAGTGGCGTTAAGAAGAGCA TTTCTGTGGAAGTGTTTGACTGGGGTCGTTACCTTGGAGATGGCGATGTCACGGGGGCACCAGTCAGCTGCTTCAAGCAT gtGCCAATGGGGAAGTCGTGGGGCGACATCACTGAAGGCATTCGAGTTGAAGTGCCAAACACTGACAGCAGCCTGCCAATGAAGGTTTACTGGATTGCTGGCATCATTAAACTGGCTG GATTCAAGGCCTTGATGCGCTACGAAGGTTTCGACAGTGACTCCACTAGAGATTTCTGGTTAAATCTGTGTGTGCCGGACATTCACCCAGTCGGCTGGTGTGCAGCTGGTGGGAAACCTCTGGTCCCCCCACAAA CCATCCTGCACAGGTTCAACAACTGGAAAACATTTCTGATTAAACGACTGACTGGATCCAAAACACTCCCACCAGACTTCTCCTCCAAG GTACAGGAGAGCATGCAGTTTCCCTTCAGGAAGCAGATGAGGGTGGAGGTTGTGGATAAAACTCACCTATGTAGGACTCGGGTGGCTGTGATTGAACAG GTGATCGGCGGCCGTCTCCGGCTCGTGTATGAGGAATGTGATGACGGGACCGACGACTTCTGGTGTCACATGCACAGCCCTCTAATTCACAGCATCGGCTGGTCTCGGTCCATCGGACACCGCTTCAAACGATCCGGTTGGTCAGCTGACGATTCACCATCTGCCCACTCTAGTAATT ATGTAGCCAAGAAGCTGGATGGTCTGATGGACGCTCCTGGACAGTTGTTCGCTAAG GTGAGGGAGGTGGATCCGGAGGGTGCGTGGTTTGAAGACGGCATGAAGCTGGAGGCCATCGACCCCCTGAACCTGTCTGCTATCTGTGTGGCTACGGTCAGAAAG GTCTTGGCTGATGGGTACCTGATGATTGGTATTGATGGCTCGGAGGCAGCTGATGGTTCAGACTGGTTCTGTTATCATTGCAcgtctccctccatctttcCTGCCGGCTTCTGTGAGATCAACAACATTGAGCTGACCCCACCTAGAG GTTATACCAATCTTCCCTTCAGGTGGTTTGAGTATATGAAGGAGAGTAATTCTGTGGCAGCTCCAGTAAATCTCTTCAACAAg GATGTGCCTAACCACGGTTTCCGCCCGGGTATGAAGCTTGAGGCTGTCGACCTCATGGAGCCCCGACTGGTCTGTGTTGCTACAGTGACCCGCATCGTTCACCGGTTGCTGCGGATACACTTTGACGGCTGGGAGGATGAGTATGACCAGTGGGTGGACTGTGAATCACCTGACCTGTACCCAGTTGGCTGGTGTCAGCTAACTGGAtaccagctgcagcctcctgctgtcaATGCAG GTTTCAGAGATCTACAGTCAGCTGTGTCCAAGCAGAGGAAGAAATCTCAACAATACAAAGGACAAAAGAAAA AGCGGAAGCTTCCCATTACCAAGCGACCTGTGAGTCTCTCCAGTGTCCTGGTAACAGGCGTACCCAGGAGCTTATCCGGAGATGAAAATGAGACTCCGCCCGATTACCCGTCACCACCTACCCCCTCCTCGGCAGCCCAGCCCTCCTCTGTCCACCCAGACAGCAGCCCCAATGCTGACGGGGGAGCag CTTCACAGATTAAAGAAGAGAGCATGGAAGGGACAGAGTTATCTTCTGAAAGGACAGGAACCGCAACCAATGGGTCCTCGGGGGGAGACTTTTTCACCAGCCAGGACCACTAG
- the LOC114861009 gene encoding MBT domain-containing protein 1-like isoform X1, which translates to MENSRDLVERSSRKRRDSFGMLDGLEEDRSSCSTESSGGSGASSPEDSEDEDLGGGGGGVTQLPPSSSSLTLIKTNGQVYTYPDGKAGMATCEMCGMVGVRDAFYSKTKRFCSVSCSRSYSSNSKKASILARLQGELVSVSQTCLCVLKGKPPTKKAKVLQKQPLITKLATYTQSNQQSGVKKSISVEVFDWGRYLGDGDVTGAPVSCFKHVPMGKSWGDITEGIRVEVPNTDSSLPMKVYWIAGIIKLAGFKALMRYEGFDSDSTRDFWLNLCVPDIHPVGWCAAGGKPLVPPQTILHRFNNWKTFLIKRLTGSKTLPPDFSSKVQESMQFPFRKQMRVEVVDKTHLCRTRVAVIEQVIGGRLRLVYEECDDGTDDFWCHMHSPLIHSIGWSRSIGHRFKRSGWSADDSPSAHSSNYVAKKLDGLMDAPGQLFAKVREVDPEGAWFEDGMKLEAIDPLNLSAICVATVRKVLADGYLMIGIDGSEAADGSDWFCYHCTSPSIFPAGFCEINNIELTPPRGYTNLPFRWFEYMKESNSVAAPVNLFNKDVPNHGFRPGMKLEAVDLMEPRLVCVATVTRIVHRLLRIHFDGWEDEYDQWVDCESPDLYPVGWCQLTGYQLQPPAVNAGFRDLQSAVSKQRKKSQQYKGQKKKRKLPITKRPVSLSSVLVTGVPRSLSGDENETPPDYPSPPTPSSAAQPSSVHPDSSPNADGGAASQIKEESMEGTELSSERTGTATNGSSGGDFFTSQDH; encoded by the exons ATGGAAAACTCCAGAGACTTG GTGGAACGGTCGTCCAGGAAACGCAGAGACTCTTTTGGAATGCTGGATGGTTTGGAAGAGGACCGGAGCAGCTGCAGTACAGAATCCAGCGGAGGAAGCGGAGCCTCCAGCCCTGAGGACAGCGAGGACGAAGAcctaggaggaggaggaggaggggtgactcaactccctccctcctcctcctcactgacaCTCATCAAGACCAACGGGCAGGTTTACACCTACCCTGATGGAAAGGCAGGCATGG CTACATGTGAGATGTGTGGCATGGTCGGAGTCAGAGATGCTTTCTACAGTAAAACCAAGCGGTTCTGCAGTGTGTCCTGCTCCAGAAGTTACTCCTCCAACTCCAAGAAGGCCAGCATCCTCGCCCGACTACAG GGGGAGCTGGTCTCTGTCTCTCAGacctgtctctgtgttttaaaGGGGAAACCTCCTACTAAGAAAGCCAAGGTTCTGCAGAAACAACCCCTCATAACCAAACTAGCCACCTACACTCAATCCAACCAGCAGAGTGGCGTTAAGAAGAGCA TTTCTGTGGAAGTGTTTGACTGGGGTCGTTACCTTGGAGATGGCGATGTCACGGGGGCACCAGTCAGCTGCTTCAAGCAT gtGCCAATGGGGAAGTCGTGGGGCGACATCACTGAAGGCATTCGAGTTGAAGTGCCAAACACTGACAGCAGCCTGCCAATGAAGGTTTACTGGATTGCTGGCATCATTAAACTGGCTG GATTCAAGGCCTTGATGCGCTACGAAGGTTTCGACAGTGACTCCACTAGAGATTTCTGGTTAAATCTGTGTGTGCCGGACATTCACCCAGTCGGCTGGTGTGCAGCTGGTGGGAAACCTCTGGTCCCCCCACAAA CCATCCTGCACAGGTTCAACAACTGGAAAACATTTCTGATTAAACGACTGACTGGATCCAAAACACTCCCACCAGACTTCTCCTCCAAG GTACAGGAGAGCATGCAGTTTCCCTTCAGGAAGCAGATGAGGGTGGAGGTTGTGGATAAAACTCACCTATGTAGGACTCGGGTGGCTGTGATTGAACAG GTGATCGGCGGCCGTCTCCGGCTCGTGTATGAGGAATGTGATGACGGGACCGACGACTTCTGGTGTCACATGCACAGCCCTCTAATTCACAGCATCGGCTGGTCTCGGTCCATCGGACACCGCTTCAAACGATCCGGTTGGTCAGCTGACGATTCACCATCTGCCCACTCTAGTAATT ATGTAGCCAAGAAGCTGGATGGTCTGATGGACGCTCCTGGACAGTTGTTCGCTAAG GTGAGGGAGGTGGATCCGGAGGGTGCGTGGTTTGAAGACGGCATGAAGCTGGAGGCCATCGACCCCCTGAACCTGTCTGCTATCTGTGTGGCTACGGTCAGAAAG GTCTTGGCTGATGGGTACCTGATGATTGGTATTGATGGCTCGGAGGCAGCTGATGGTTCAGACTGGTTCTGTTATCATTGCAcgtctccctccatctttcCTGCCGGCTTCTGTGAGATCAACAACATTGAGCTGACCCCACCTAGAG GTTATACCAATCTTCCCTTCAGGTGGTTTGAGTATATGAAGGAGAGTAATTCTGTGGCAGCTCCAGTAAATCTCTTCAACAAg GATGTGCCTAACCACGGTTTCCGCCCGGGTATGAAGCTTGAGGCTGTCGACCTCATGGAGCCCCGACTGGTCTGTGTTGCTACAGTGACCCGCATCGTTCACCGGTTGCTGCGGATACACTTTGACGGCTGGGAGGATGAGTATGACCAGTGGGTGGACTGTGAATCACCTGACCTGTACCCAGTTGGCTGGTGTCAGCTAACTGGAtaccagctgcagcctcctgctgtcaATGCAG GTTTCAGAGATCTACAGTCAGCTGTGTCCAAGCAGAGGAAGAAATCTCAACAATACAAAGGACAAAAGAAAA AGCGGAAGCTTCCCATTACCAAGCGACCTGTGAGTCTCTCCAGTGTCCTGGTAACAGGCGTACCCAGGAGCTTATCCGGAGATGAAAATGAGACTCCGCCCGATTACCCGTCACCACCTACCCCCTCCTCGGCAGCCCAGCCCTCCTCTGTCCACCCAGACAGCAGCCCCAATGCTGACGGGGGAGCag CTTCACAGATTAAAGAAGAGAGCATGGAAGGGACAGAGTTATCTTCTGAAAGGACAGGAACCGCAACCAATGGGTCCTCGGGGGGAGACTTTTTCACCAGCCAGGACCACTAG
- the LOC114861009 gene encoding MBT domain-containing protein 1-like isoform X3, with protein sequence MENSRDLVERSSRKRRDSFGMLDGLEEDRSSCSTESSGGSGASSPEDSEDEDLGGGGGGVTQLPPSSSSLTLIKTNGQVYTYPDGKAGMATCEMCGMVGVRDAFYSKTKRFCSVSCSRSYSSNSKKASILARLQGELVSVSQTCLCVLKGKPPTKKAKVLQKQPLITKLATYTQSNQQSGVKKSISVEVFDWGRYLGDGDVTGAPVSCFKHVPMGKSWGDITEGIRVEVPNTDSSLPMKVYWIAGIIKLAGFKALMRYEGFDSDSTRDFWLNLCVPDIHPVGWCAAGGKPLVPPQTILHRFNNWKTFLIKRLTGSKTLPPDFSSKVQESMQFPFRKQMRVEVVDKTHLCRTRVAVIEQVIGGRLRLVYEECDDGTDDFWCHMHSPLIHSIGWSRSIGHRFKRSDVAKKLDGLMDAPGQLFAKVREVDPEGAWFEDGMKLEAIDPLNLSAICVATVRKVLADGYLMIGIDGSEAADGSDWFCYHCTSPSIFPAGFCEINNIELTPPRGYTNLPFRWFEYMKESNSVAAPVNLFNKDVPNHGFRPGMKLEAVDLMEPRLVCVATVTRIVHRLLRIHFDGWEDEYDQWVDCESPDLYPVGWCQLTGYQLQPPAVNAGFRDLQSAVSKQRKKSQQYKGQKKKRKLPITKRPVSLSSVLVTGVPRSLSGDENETPPDYPSPPTPSSAAQPSSVHPDSSPNADGGAASQIKEESMEGTELSSERTGTATNGSSGGDFFTSQDH encoded by the exons ATGGAAAACTCCAGAGACTTG GTGGAACGGTCGTCCAGGAAACGCAGAGACTCTTTTGGAATGCTGGATGGTTTGGAAGAGGACCGGAGCAGCTGCAGTACAGAATCCAGCGGAGGAAGCGGAGCCTCCAGCCCTGAGGACAGCGAGGACGAAGAcctaggaggaggaggaggaggggtgactcaactccctccctcctcctcctcactgacaCTCATCAAGACCAACGGGCAGGTTTACACCTACCCTGATGGAAAGGCAGGCATGG CTACATGTGAGATGTGTGGCATGGTCGGAGTCAGAGATGCTTTCTACAGTAAAACCAAGCGGTTCTGCAGTGTGTCCTGCTCCAGAAGTTACTCCTCCAACTCCAAGAAGGCCAGCATCCTCGCCCGACTACAG GGGGAGCTGGTCTCTGTCTCTCAGacctgtctctgtgttttaaaGGGGAAACCTCCTACTAAGAAAGCCAAGGTTCTGCAGAAACAACCCCTCATAACCAAACTAGCCACCTACACTCAATCCAACCAGCAGAGTGGCGTTAAGAAGAGCA TTTCTGTGGAAGTGTTTGACTGGGGTCGTTACCTTGGAGATGGCGATGTCACGGGGGCACCAGTCAGCTGCTTCAAGCAT gtGCCAATGGGGAAGTCGTGGGGCGACATCACTGAAGGCATTCGAGTTGAAGTGCCAAACACTGACAGCAGCCTGCCAATGAAGGTTTACTGGATTGCTGGCATCATTAAACTGGCTG GATTCAAGGCCTTGATGCGCTACGAAGGTTTCGACAGTGACTCCACTAGAGATTTCTGGTTAAATCTGTGTGTGCCGGACATTCACCCAGTCGGCTGGTGTGCAGCTGGTGGGAAACCTCTGGTCCCCCCACAAA CCATCCTGCACAGGTTCAACAACTGGAAAACATTTCTGATTAAACGACTGACTGGATCCAAAACACTCCCACCAGACTTCTCCTCCAAG GTACAGGAGAGCATGCAGTTTCCCTTCAGGAAGCAGATGAGGGTGGAGGTTGTGGATAAAACTCACCTATGTAGGACTCGGGTGGCTGTGATTGAACAG GTGATCGGCGGCCGTCTCCGGCTCGTGTATGAGGAATGTGATGACGGGACCGACGACTTCTGGTGTCACATGCACAGCCCTCTAATTCACAGCATCGGCTGGTCTCGGTCCATCGGACACCGCTTCAAACGATCCG ATGTAGCCAAGAAGCTGGATGGTCTGATGGACGCTCCTGGACAGTTGTTCGCTAAG GTGAGGGAGGTGGATCCGGAGGGTGCGTGGTTTGAAGACGGCATGAAGCTGGAGGCCATCGACCCCCTGAACCTGTCTGCTATCTGTGTGGCTACGGTCAGAAAG GTCTTGGCTGATGGGTACCTGATGATTGGTATTGATGGCTCGGAGGCAGCTGATGGTTCAGACTGGTTCTGTTATCATTGCAcgtctccctccatctttcCTGCCGGCTTCTGTGAGATCAACAACATTGAGCTGACCCCACCTAGAG GTTATACCAATCTTCCCTTCAGGTGGTTTGAGTATATGAAGGAGAGTAATTCTGTGGCAGCTCCAGTAAATCTCTTCAACAAg GATGTGCCTAACCACGGTTTCCGCCCGGGTATGAAGCTTGAGGCTGTCGACCTCATGGAGCCCCGACTGGTCTGTGTTGCTACAGTGACCCGCATCGTTCACCGGTTGCTGCGGATACACTTTGACGGCTGGGAGGATGAGTATGACCAGTGGGTGGACTGTGAATCACCTGACCTGTACCCAGTTGGCTGGTGTCAGCTAACTGGAtaccagctgcagcctcctgctgtcaATGCAG GTTTCAGAGATCTACAGTCAGCTGTGTCCAAGCAGAGGAAGAAATCTCAACAATACAAAGGACAAAAGAAAA AGCGGAAGCTTCCCATTACCAAGCGACCTGTGAGTCTCTCCAGTGTCCTGGTAACAGGCGTACCCAGGAGCTTATCCGGAGATGAAAATGAGACTCCGCCCGATTACCCGTCACCACCTACCCCCTCCTCGGCAGCCCAGCCCTCCTCTGTCCACCCAGACAGCAGCCCCAATGCTGACGGGGGAGCag CTTCACAGATTAAAGAAGAGAGCATGGAAGGGACAGAGTTATCTTCTGAAAGGACAGGAACCGCAACCAATGGGTCCTCGGGGGGAGACTTTTTCACCAGCCAGGACCACTAG